Below is a genomic region from Candidatus Marsarchaeota archaeon.
CTTTTCGGCCTTCCCATCCTTAACATGGACAATTGCAACTTTAGGAGCTCTTCCAATCCCTGTCAGCATTCCGCCTTCATCTATTGCCGCCATTATTATTTTTTCTTGCAAAAAATCACGCTTCGTATATAAACATATGATATGCTGCAAATACTATTTCGAGCAGCAAGCAGGAATTTAAACTGCTGCAATATCAATTGCCGCTGGTCGGATTTGAACCGACGACATTTCGGTCTTCAGCCGAACGCTCTCCCACTGAGCTACAGCGGCGTTATGATGCCTTAGTGCTAAATTAGTATCGAGGCAATTATTATAACCTTTTATTAGATAAGAATATATAAAAAAGTTTATAAGTCGCTGTGCGATGGAAAAGCATTGGGCCAAGTAGACGGAATTGGAATGGTTGCACTTTGGCAAAGGTTTCAAATTCTACACTGGAAAGCTCCAAAGCGCAGATGGAAAAGGTCAAGAGGCGCCAAGGCAAATGCCACATGCGCTGGAGCAGCAAAGTCATTATAACGTGCTGCCAAACACGTGGCCTGTAGAGCCAAGAGCTTATTAGGCCAGCATACGCCGGAGAACGGCTTAGGAACAAGATTCCAGGCAATGCCGCCAACAGGCCTAAGCGAAACACCGCAGCATCAATGCTTTATAACTTAGTTCTGAATCTTTAAATAAAACTAATAAAGTGGTAATGCTTGGACTGGTCTGATCTAGAGCCGTATTCAAACATAGTCGACACGTCAAACGCAGAGCCCAGGGCATACCAGATAAACATAATAAAGTCTATCGCAGAAGGCAAGAACGAGCTGGTAGTGCTGCCTACGGGCCTGGGCAAGACGCTCATAGCTATATTTGCAATGGCCATGGCCTTGTACAACGGCAAGAAAGCCCTGATGCTTGCCCCTACTAAGCCTTTAAGCGAGCAGCACTTTGCGTCTCTTTCCTCAACGCTCAAAATAAACAGCGAAGAGATACTGCTGCTTACAGGCGCAACAAAGGCCTCCAAGCGGGCCGAGGCGATAAACGCATCGCGCATAATAATAGGCACGCCGCAGACAGCTGCTAACGACCTGAGCAGGGGCAGGCTGAGCCTGAACGATTTTGGCATAGTGGTATTCGACGAGTGCCACAGGGCCGTTGGCAGGTATGCCTATACGTACATAGCAAACGAGGCAAAGCTGCGCAGCGTGCAGATAATAGGGCTTACCGCGTCTCCAGGAAGCGACAGGAAGAAGATTGCAGAGCTAATCAATACCCTAGGCATAACCAAGATAGAGGTCAAGAGCTCTACAGATCCTGACGTACAGCCATACGTGCATGACAAGACGACAAATACGATATACGTGGACACCTCTCCTGAGATAAAGCAGATAATGTCGATACTGAAGCCGCTGATAAATGCGCACCTGCGCAAGCTCTATGACACTGGGCTTAGCCCATTCGCAGACTTTGAGCGCATGCCTAAGCGTAGATTCCTAGAGATAGGGGATTTGATAAAGAAGATAGAAGCCCATAACTACAAGTTTGCAGCAATATTCAACTATGTATACGTGCTTGACCTGGTGCATGCATACGACCTTGTCTCGACAGAGGGCCTTTATCCATTTGCAAGCTACATAAATTCGTTGAAGTCCAAGGAGAAAAAGAGCAAGGTGGTTGAAAGCA
It encodes:
- a CDS encoding DEAD/DEAH box helicase — translated: MDWSDLEPYSNIVDTSNAEPRAYQINIIKSIAEGKNELVVLPTGLGKTLIAIFAMAMALYNGKKALMLAPTKPLSEQHFASLSSTLKINSEEILLLTGATKASKRAEAINASRIIIGTPQTAANDLSRGRLSLNDFGIVVFDECHRAVGRYAYTYIANEAKLRSVQIIGLTASPGSDRKKIAELINTLGITKIEVKSSTDPDVQPYVHDKTTNTIYVDTSPEIKQIMSILKPLINAHLRKLYDTGLSPFADFERMPKRRFLEIGDLIKKIEAHNYKFAAIFNYVYVLDLVHAYDLVSTEGLYPFASYINSLKSKEKKSKVVESIIKNPEISRALEIAESGMRAGLEHPKMLKLVELLRTSLSGKSIIIFAQFRSTIKAIVEALNSNGMNARGFIGRKEGITQADQAAIIKEFREKKFDILVATSIGEEGLDIPAVDCVIFYEPIPSEIRSIQRKGRAGRFKFGEVIILVARATKDEGYLMISRIREKRMLDTIIKIRDQMENGTYRNAKPLRQARL